Below is a window of Comamonadaceae bacterium M7527 DNA.
TTGCCAGCCACGTGCTGCAGTCCAGTGGTGACTTGCGCGCCGTACAAGAGCTATTGGGTCACGCCAACATCAGCACCACTCAGGTCTATACCCGGCTGGACTTCCAGCACTTGGCCGCTGTTTATGACCAGGCACACCCCAAGGCTAAAAAGTCGTCTTAGGTGGCGTTTTCTTGCAATAGCAAGTAGCAAGTGGCAAAAGCATCCCTGCGAAAGCCGCCTCGCGGCAAATTGCAGTCATTGCCCAGCGCAAAAACGGGTAGCATCCAATAGTCGTTCAGCGCAACGCCAGCAGATGGTCTGCCCAGGCAGGTGCGCACAGGAGGAGGACACCGTGAAAAAATTGATTCAATCAACGCTATTGGCAATGGGTTTGGCTTTGGGCTTGGGTGCGACTGCGCATGCCGATGAGCCCGTTAAGGTGGTTTACCACCTAAGTGATGGCGTCGAGCAAGCCGCGCGTGCCATGCAAAACATCAAAAACCACCTGGCCGCAGACCCTAGCGCAAAAATTGTGGTGGTCGGTCATGGCAAGGGTATTGACTTTATGCTGCTGGACGCCCAAACGCCCAAAGGCGGCAAGTTTGAAGGCTTGGTCTCTGGCCTGGCCGCGCAAGGTGTGGAGTTTGCCGCTTGTAACAACACGTTGGTGGGTCGCAACATAGACGCCAGCGCGCTGTTGCTTGAGGTCAAAGTTGTGCCGTCAGGCGTGGCTGAAGTGGCGCGTTTGCAAGCCAAACAGGGTTACGTCTACATCAGGCCTTAAGCCGCAGTCCAACCACATTCAGGCCCTCAATGGATGCTGAACTCGATTCAGCACCCATTGAGAGGCTGCGAGGTGCGCCCCGCATGGGCACCTCTCAAATGCACTACACTTTGGGCCCCTGAACAGCCGGTTGTTGGTGTGCAGCGCTTTCTTGAGCAAGATCTTGCGCCGTACAAAGCTGGTCGTTCAGGCGCTCGCAGTTGCAGGTCCAAATAGAGGTTGTCATGTCGTTAATTCCCGCCACCATACTCACAGGTTTTTTGGGCTCTGGTAAGACCACATTGCTCAAGCGCGTGTTGTCTGAGGCGCATGGCCAAAAAATCGCGGTTATCGAGAACGAGTTTGGCGAAGAAAATATAGACAACGAGATTTTGGTGAGTGACACCACCGAAAACATCATTCAGATGAGCAACGGCTGCGTGTGTTGCACCATACGCGATGACTTGCGCACCACGTTGCAAGACCTGGCCGAAAAGCGTCGCAAGGGCGAGCTCGATTTCGAGCGCGTCATTATTGAAACCACCGGTTTGGCAGACCCCGGTCCCGTGGCGCAGACGTTTTTCATGGACGACGAGGTTGCCGAACAGTACTTGCTGGACGCGGTGGTGACCCTGGTAGATGCCAAACACGCCGCCCAGCAGTTCAACGACCGCCAGGAAGCCCGCCGCCAAGTGGGTTTTGCAGACCAGATTTTCATCAGCAAGGCAGACTTGGCCACCGGGCAAGAGGTGGATGCGCTAACCCACCGCCTCAAGCACATGAACCCACGCGCACCCGTGCGCACGGCCAACTTTGGCGACGTGAAGCTGAGTGAGGTGCTGGACCTGCGCGGCTTTAACCTCAACGCCAAGCTAGACATTGATCCAGACTTTTTAAAGGCTGACGACCACCACGCTCACAGCCATGGGCATGACCACGATCACAACCATGAGCACGGTGAGCACTGCAGCCACCCCTCGCACCAACACGACGGTGAGGGTGGCCATGGCCACCATCATCACCATGACGACGACGTTAAAAGCTTTGTATACCGATCACAGCGCGCGTTTGACCCTGCCAAGCTAGAAGACTTTTTGGGTGCTATCGTCAACATATACGGCCCGCGCATGCTGCGCTACAAAGGCGTGCTCAATATGCAGGGCACCAGCCGCAAGGTCATCTTCCAAGGGGTGCACCAGCTTATGGGCAGCGACTTGGGGCCGGAATGGGCTGAGGGCGAGCAGCGCGAAAGCAAAATGGTTTTTATTGGCATTGACTTACCCAAAGACATACTCATTCAAGGCCTAGACCAGTCGCTGATCTAGCCTCTTTAACCCCAGCATTGCTGACGCACTGTTAACTTGGGGTTAAGCCCAAATTTGAACTGTCAGAGAAACCGGGTATAACAACGCCTGCGTGATTTGAGCAGCCAACTGACGATAGGAGACAGACTGTGAAGCCTGGTAACAAGAAAACAGCTACAAAAACACCGGTAAAGGGCAAGGCCAGCGCGCCTGCTAAAAAGTCCGCCAAGCAGCCTGTAAAACCTGCCAAATCAGCCGTGGCGGTCAAAAAGCCAGTCGCCAAAAAAGCAGTTGCGCCTAAAGTGGTAGCCAAAAAAGCGGCGGCCAAGCCAGTAGCTAAGAAGGCGCCAGCCAAAAAGCCGGCAGCCAAGCCCGTTGCCAAGAAAGTGACAAAAGTGGCTGTGAAAGCACCCACAAAAGCACCTGCGAAGGCGTCTGCAAAAGCACCGGCAAAAACTACAGCCAAGCCCACAGCCAAAGCGGTGGCTAAAAAGCCAGCCGTCAAAGCGCCCGTAAAGGTATCTGCCAAGTCCGTCGCCAAGGTGCCGGCAAAAGCAGCTGCCAAGACCATGCCCAAAGCTGCCGCCAAAAAACCGGCCGCCAAGGCGCCGGCCAAGGCTGCGCCCAAGACCGCGGTTAAACCTGCAGCAAAACCTGCGGCCAAACCGGCCGCTAAAGCAACACCTGCCAAGCCTGCTGCCAAGGCCGAGGTGAAAGCGCCTGCGCCAGCGGCCAAAAAGCCCGGCAAGGTGATTACCAAAATGCCAGAGGGCAAGACTGGGCGCAAACGCCCCAGCAGCAAGCCCATTGCACCCAGCATGACCGAGGCTGAAATGGCTCCGTCGCATGACCCCGGTGCAGTTAAAGCCACATTTATTTCAGATCAAAAACCCGCCATGAACATGCCTTCCTACGTGCCAGTTAAAAAAGACCCCAAACGGGCTAACAACTGGAAGACCGTTGAGCTCGCCCAGCTCACAGACGCCGATATGCTTGCCATGCCCGAAGGCGAGTACATGAACAAGGTGCAAATGGCCTACTTCCGTGCCAAGCTGGTACAGCTCAAGCAGGACATCTTGGCCAACGCCGGTGAGACCACCGAGCACCTGCGCGAAGACACCGTTGTCGTGCCAGACCCCGCAGACCGCGCCACCATTGAAGAAGAGCACGCCCTGGAGCTGCGCACCCGTGACCGCGAGCGCAAGTTGCTCAAGAAAATCGAGCAGTCCATCATGCGCATTGATGCGGATGACTACGGCTTTTGCGACGAAACAGGTGAGGCCATTGGTGTGGGCCGCTTGCTGGCGCGCCCCACGGCCACCTTGTCCTTAGAGGCCCAACAACGCCGTGAGCTCAAGCAGAAAATGTTTGGTGACTGAACACCAAACGCTTTTTTACTTCACCACCGCTATCTCACCCACAAACTGATAGCCCTTTTGCCTGTGCGTAATCAGCACAGGCTCAGGGAAGTTGGCCGAGCGTATCTTGTCGCGCAAGCGGTTGATGAGCACGTCCAAGCGTCTACCCGTGTAGTCGTCGGGGTCGCCCCATATGGCCCGTTCAATGCGCAGGCGCTCACACAGCTGCTCTGGTGCTTGCGACAGCATGTGCAGCAAGTCAGTCTCCTGGCTGGTGAGCTCAAGCGTTTGCTGGCTGGGTGTTAGCAGTCTGCGTGTAGCGTTGTGCAAGGTCCATGTGGCACGCGCAGGGCGCATGCGCTGGGTGAGCCGATGCAGTTGTGCGGCCAGCTCAGCGGCCTCTACTGGCTTGCTGATGTACAAATCAGCGCCTGCCGCATAGCCGCGCATGCGGTCCTCGCCACTCACTCTGGCGCTGAGCATCACCAAACGTATATCGCCGTTGTGCTGCAGTTCCTGGGCCAGGTCGTTACCACTGCCGTCTGGTAGTCCTACATCCAGCACGGCCACGTCAAAGGCTTGTGCGTTCAGCAGGCTGCGCGCTTGCGCCAGTGTGTGAGCCACGGTTATGTCTATGCCTTCTTGAGACAAGTTAAAGGCGGTTTCTTCGGCCAAGTCGGGGTGGTCTTCGACCAACAACACGCGCGGCGGTATGGGTTTGTTCATGCTGCTTCAGCCTCAGCGCTGGGTATGCGCATCTCAAAAATATTGCGGTCTTCGGCGTATCGCACACTGGCCTCGCCTTGGTGGGCGCGTGCAATGGTGCGACTGGCCCACAAGCCCACGCCGCGCGTGCTGTCTCGCGTGCCAGAGCTAAAGCGTCCGAATATGGCCTGGTGTAAGTGGCTTGGTATGGGCTGGCCAGCACTGCTCACAGACAGCACGCAGTGGCCAACGTCTTGCACCACAGTCAGTTGCACGGCCTGGTCGGCATCACCATGTTCTAGTGCATTGCGCAACAAGTTGTCCAGCGCTAAGCGTATGAGCGCGGGGTCTGCCAGCAGGCTTGCGCTGCTGCCGTCCCATTGCACGCGGGCCTGGTCTTCAGGCGTCATGGCTGCAAAGATGTCACGAATGACGCTGGACGCTTGTATGCGTTGACGCTGTAATGCAGCGCTTTGCGTGTGCACCGAGTGCTGGTTGAGCATGGCCGTTACCAGCTGGTTCACACGCTGTGTGCTGACGCTGATTTTCGCCATGCGTGACAACACTTGTTCGTCGCTGCTAACGCGCTCAACGCTTTGCCGGCAGGCGTCTATGACTGACAAGGGTGTTTTAAGCTCGTGCGCCATCATGGTCACCCAGTCGGTTTGCGCAGCGTGCATCTCACCTTGCAGCACCATGCGTTGCGCACTCATGTGTGCGTGGTTCTGCGCCTGTTGCGCTTGCCATACCGTCTGCTTGTGTTCACCCACTACAAACGGAATAAGCATTAACAGGTACAACGCACTAGAGCTTTGTGCAATGTGGCTCAACACAGCTGGGTGTGCCAATTCAAGTCCAAACAAGTTGAGCACCAGTGGAATATGTAGCGCCACCAAACTGGCGTAAGGCACGACCAGCCAGGCGCTGACAGCGCGCAGCCGCCACACCACATGGGCTACCAAGCTTAGGGTGATCAACGGCAATATGGCACCTGTCAACACGTTGACCAGCAAGGCCTTGGCGTGCAGTGGCGTAAATGCCAGCAAGCCCAGCATCGCGCAAATGTAAGACACGCCACGCAGCACGCGGCCTGTTATGGGCATGTTGGTGCGCAGGTTCAGTACATACGCCGTTAGCCAAGCGTGGCTGCCCACATAAAAGCCTACGCAAGCACTCAGCAGTGAAGAGCCAAAAGGGTTTCTGAGCGCAGGCACCAAAGACCACCAGCCGTTTGATGCGCTGATATAAGCCATCACAACCAGGCTCACTATAGAAAACACCAGGTAAGTTTGCAGGCGCGTGTTAAGCCACAGTATCAGGGCGGCAACGGCAACAACAAAGCCAATGCCAGCCAGCGCACCTGTCACCAATGAGGCCGTGCGGCTGCTCATCATGGCTTGGCCGATGCTTTGTACCGATGGCTCTAGCAGCAGTGAGCTGGTAGACGCTACGCGCACATACACCTGTGCTTGCTGGTTGGGTTGCAGTGTGAGCAACATGTTGGGGCGCAAATCGGCCACTGCGCGCATGTCCCAGTCATGCGTATCCCCTTGTACAGACTGCAGCCACTGTTGGCCATTGATTTGCGCGGCTGGTGTTGGCTTGCCCAAGCTGGCGTTCAGCGTGCTGGGCCAAAAGAAATGCACGTCGTCCAAAAACGTGGGTCCCACACTGAGCAGCTGCTCTTGCGCCAAGGCTGATGTGTTGCGCAAGGTCAAGCGCAGCCACACGGCGGTGTCGCCGTAGCCGTTGGCCACCCAAAAGCGCTTGCTCGTAGCCCAGTCTGTGCGCGCTGCAACCTGGGCCAGACTGGCGTGCGTTGGCACGCCTTTCAGGGCTTCAAGCTGGGTGGTCACGCTGGCTGGTGCGGTCTCGCTTTGTGCCCAGGCATTGCCCAGCATGCAGCACAGCGCAAAAGCAACAAAAGTTGCAATTTGTCGTTTTAAATCAACAAGTTGCTGAATATTTGCCGTGAATTTTCTGTACATTGGCACAATGGGATTGGTTGTAATGCGTTCTGAAAGCCGCCGTGAAACGACCATTTATGATTTGTTTAAACAATCGGGCTTCGCGCTTGTACGCGAACCAGTTTGCCGACCATGTTCACCCCAACTCACTGCTTTTCGGCTTCAAACTGTTAACGCGTAGTGTAGGCGCGCTGGCGTACTCACCTCAAGTGCTTTAAACACATGGCCGCCAGAGCGTATACCGATGGTGCTTGCAATATGTATACACGCTTTGGCGCTCAGACTAGCGCAGCCTGACCCCACCACGTCTGCGCCCACATGCAGTGCAATTTTGAATTGCTTCAAAAGCATTCAAAAACCCTAACAACTCACTTCCATTGCAATTTGTAAGTTGTTCATTTTTAACCACTTTTTATATTGAAGATTGGCCGCGCAACCTCACTAAGTCATTGATTCCATTGAAAAAAACTCGTTAAACCGCTTGCATGGCAACAAAATCCTGATAAAGTGTCAAAAAGTGCAATTAGTGGTGAAAAGTGTTTTTCAAGGATTGATTACGGTGTTTCAAGGGGCTTCATCTTTAAATCTCGATGCCAAGGGGCGGCTGTCAGTGCCTACCCGGTATCGCGACGCGTTGCAAAGCGACGCGCAAGGATGCCTCACGATTACAAAACACCCGCATGGTTGCTTGATGGTGTTTCCCCGCCCGGCTTGGGAAGAGTTTCGTGGCCGCATTGCCGCCTTGCCCATGCAGGCGCAGTGGTGGAAGCGCATTTTCCTGGGCAACGCTTCAGACGTAGAGATGGATGGCACTTCGCGTGTGCTGATCTCGCCAGAGCTGCGCGCCGCCTCCGGCATAGAAAAAGACGTGATGCTGCTGGGCATGGGCAGCTATTTTGAATTGTGGGATGGCCGCGCTTACGCTCACCAAGAGGCGCAGGCCATGAAGGGCGATATGCCCGATGTGTTCAAAGACTTCTCCTTCTAAGGCGCAGCTTTGAATACGTCCTGGTCTCACGAAACCGTTTTGTTGCACGAAGCGGTAGATGCCCTAAACATAAAGCCCGATGGTCGTTATATCGATGCCACTTTTGGGCGCGGTGGGCATTCGGCGCTGATTCTCAAGCACTTGGGTGAGCAAGGCAGTTTGTTGGGCGTAGACCGCGATCCACAAGCCGTTGAGCACGCCAACACGTGGAGCGATACGCGCTTTGCCATTCGCCACCAGGCTTTTCACACCATTGCCGATTTGCCAGACGCCAGCGTTGACGGCCTGTTAATGGACTTGGGTGTGAGCTCGCCGCAGCTGGACGATGGTTCGCGCGGTTTTTCGTTTCGCAAAGACGGCCCGCTAGACATGCGCATGGACACCACGCGCGGCATCAGTGTTGCCGACTGGTTAAAAGATGCTCCCCTAACTGAAATAACGGAGGTGATTCGTGAATATGGCGAAGAACGGTTTGCTGTACAGATTTCAAAGGCGATTGATCGCTGCCGACAGGAGCGGGGCGCTATTCGAACCACCCTCGAGCTGGCCCAAGTCGTGGCTGGCGCGGTCAAAACCCGCGAGCCGGGCAAGGATCCTGCAACGCGGACATTTCAGGCTTTTCGGATTTTCATCAACGCCGAGCTTGAGGAGTTGCAACAAGCGCTAGAGGCCTCTTTAAGTCTGCTAAAGCCCGACGGCCGCTTGGTGGTGATCAGCTTTCACTCGTTGGAAGACCGCATTGTGAAGCAGTTTATTGCCAGGCACGCGCGCGAGGTGGTGGACCGCAAAGCACTGTTTGCACCGCCTGCGCCACTCAGGTTGGAGGCCTTGGGTCGTGTGAAAGCCAGCGCTCAAGAGGTGGCGGTCAACCCCCGCTCACGCAGTGCGGTGATGCGCGTAGCCAAACGTACAGAGGTGGCGCTTTGATACGCGTGAACGCCGTGCTGGTCATTGCCGTCTTGGCGACGGCTTTTACGCTGGTCAACACGCAGTACCAGTCAAGGCGTTTGTACAACGAGGTTGACCAAGCCTCATCGACTGCGCGCCAACTCGCCAGCGACTTTGAATCCTTGCGTGTGCAGCGCCGCGGCGAAGCCGCGCCCGGACGTGTGCAAACCATAGCCGCCAAACGTCTGGGCATGCGAGCGCCAGACCCAAGCATTACCGAGTACGTGAGCACGCCTGGTGCGCCAACTGCAGCGCAAAGCGGGGCTGCGCAATGAGTACCAGTCGCCACACCATTGCCTACAGTGCCAGCCCGTTGTTGGCCAGTCGCACACCTGTGTGGCGCAGCCGCTTTGTGCTGGCAATGTTGGGTGTGGCCTTTGTGGGGCTTGCCGGGCGCGCCGTATACGTGCAAGTGATAGGCAACGACTTTTTTCAAAAGCAAGGCGAGGCACGCTTTGCCCGCACCATTGAGCTGCCACCCAGCAGAGGTCGAGTGCTGGACCGCAACGGTTTGATACTGGCCAGCAGCGTGCCAGCCTATGGCATTTGGGTAGACGGCGGTGACGCTGCAAGCCCCAAAATTGGCGAGTTGGCCAAGTTGTTGGGTATGAGCAAAAGTACTGTTGCAGCGCGTATCAAGAGCTCCAGCGGTGGTTTTGTGTATATCAAACGCCAAGTAGACGAGGCCACGCGCGAGCGCATCAAGGCGCTGGGTATCAAGGGTGTGTCCGACACCAAGGAGTACAAGCGCCAATACCCGGAGGGTGCGGCCGCTGCACACGTGGTGGGATTCACCAACATTGAAAACAAAGGCTTGGAGGGCGTGGAGCTGGCGTTTAATACCCAGCTGTCTGGCCATGCTGGTTCACGTCGCGTGATCAAGGACAGGGCCGGCGCCATCATTGAGGACTTGCGTGACATCGTCCCCGCCGTGAATGGCCAAGATGTGCAGCTGTCCATTGATAGCAAAGTGCAGTTTTTTGCCTATGACCAGCTGCGTAATGCGGTGACCGCACACAATGCCAAAAGCGGCAGCGCCGTGGTGTTGGACGCACAAAGCGGCGAAGTGCTGGCCATGGCCAACTACCCCAGCTACGACCCCAGCGACAGGCGGCAGCTAACAGGTGCGTTGTTGCGCAACCGCGCCATCACAGACACCTTTGAGCCCGGCTCAACCATCAAGCCGTTTGCTGTGGCATTGGCTTTGCAACGCGGCACAGTAACGCCGCAAACCAAATTCCAAACCGCGCCGGGCTACATTGAAATTGGCCGCCATCGTATCAGCGACTCACACGAACACGGCGTGTTGAGCGTGGCGCAAATTGTCGAGAAATCCAGCAACGTGGGTACGGTCAAGATTGCCATGGACTTGCCTGCGCAAGCCATGTGGCAAACCTTTACCGAAGTGGGTATTGGGCAAAAGCCCATAGTGCCCTTTCCGGGTGCGGCCGCGGGCAGACTGCGCAGCTACGAGTCTTGGCGCACGGTGGAAAAAGCCACCATGAGTTACGGCTATGGCCTGTCTGCCTCCTTGTTTCAGTTGGCGCGTGCCTATACGGTGTTTGCCCGCAATGGCGACATGGCACCCATCACCATGCTGAAAAGCACCAAGCCTGTCACGGGCATACCTGTGTTCACGCCTGAAGTGGCAAGGCAAATGCGTGACATGCTGGTCCTGGCCACTGGCGATGAAGGCACGGCCCCAAAAGCGCAAACCCTGGGCTACTCGGTAGCCGGTAAAACCGGTACGGCGCGCAAGGTTGAAGGCAAAAATTACGTACAGAAGTACCACGCATTTTTTGTGGGCTATGCACCAGCCGACAAGCCGCGCGTGGTGGTGGCCGTGATGATTGACGAGCCGCGCAAAGGCCAGTTTTATGGTGGCTTGGTGGCCGCACCTGTGTTTAGCCAAACCGTTCAAAACACGCTGCGCATCATGGGTTTGCAGCCCGATCAAGCGGTGCAGCCCAATATCAACGCAGTGGGTGTGGAGGAGTCGTTTTGAACGCAGCCGCACAACACACGCTAGACACACCGCAAGCCGTGGTGCAGTGGTTGCACGCGCGCAAGGTACAGCAGTTGTGCGCTGATAGCCGGGCTGTTGAGACTGGCGATGCCTTTGTGGCGTGGCCTGGCTATGCCACCGATGCCCGCGCTTTTGTTGCCGGCGCATTTTCAAAAGGCGCGGTTGCGGCATTGGTAGAGGCACGTGACGCAGCCAATAGCGCGTTGCCAGTGGCGCTGCTGGATGACGCGCGCGTTGCTTTGGTCAGTGGCCTGAAGACCATGTGCGGCGATATTGCAAGCCTGTTTTATCAGCAGCCCAGCGGCCAGTTGAACGTGGTGGCCGTGACCGGTACCAACGGTAAAACATCCACCACATGGTGGTTGGCACAAGCGCTAAGCGCCGCTGGCCAGGACTGTGGCCTGGTAGGCACCTTGGGTGTGGGTAGTATGCGCAACCTGGCTCAAACAGGGCTGACCACGCCAGATCCCATTCGTTTGCAGCAAACGCTGCGCAGTTTGGTGGACCAAGGTGTTGCAGCATGTGCGATAGAGGCATCCAGCATTGGCCTGGCTGAGGCGCGCATGGCGGGCACTGCAGTGCGTGTGGCGGTATTTACCAATTTGTCGCAAGACCACCTGGACTACCACGCCAACATGGACAACTACTGGCAAGCCAAGCGCGCCTTGTTTAACTGGCCAGGCCTGCAAGCCGCCGTTGTGAACATAGACGACGCACATGGTGCAGCCTTGGCTCAAGAGTTGGCGGGCCAGCTGGATGTGTGGACGATTGGCCTGGCAGCACAAAATGGTGTCGTACAACAGCCTCGCTTGATAGGGCACAACATACGCGCTACGCCAACAGGCACAGCCTTTGACGTGAGCGAATACAAAGACGCCCAGTTGCTTGAAACGCATAGTCTGGACTTGCCCATAGTGGGCAACTACAACGTGAGCAACATGCTTGGCGTGCTGGCCAGCATGCGCGCGCTGGGCATTGACTTGGCCGCCGCGTGCGCCAGTAGCCACAACCTGGAGGCAGTGCCCGGGCGCATGCAGTTGGTAGACGTTGGCCGCTCAGACATCAGTGTGCTGGTGGACTATGCCCACACCCCTGACGCATTGGTGCAGGCACTGCAAGCCGTGCGCCCCATGGTGCAGGGCAATGGTCAGCGCCTGTGGTGTGTGATGGGTTGTGGTGGTGACAGAGACACCGGTAAACGCGCACCTATGGCGCAAGCTGCGCTAGATTATGCAGACGCCGTGGTGTTTACCAGCGACAACCCGCGCACCGAGGAGCCGCAAACCATTGTTGACCAGCTCATGAGTGCAGCCTTGGCGCACGATCCAGCCAGCAGCAAAACCGTGTTGCAACAAGTCGACCGTGCACAAGCCATTGCCACGGCCGTGGCCAAAGCCAATAGAGGTGACGTGTTGCTGATCGCCGGCAAGGGCCACGAAGACTACCAGGAAATTGCTGGCGTTCGCATGCCATTTTCAGATGTGCAAGTGGCCAGTGCCGCTCTGCGTAGCTTGCGTCCAACAGGAGGCCTGCAATGAGTGTCTTGCAGGCCCAACACCCAGTGGCGCTGCTGGCGCAGTTGCCAAATGCCGTCATGGTTGACCAGGCGCGCGTGGATGACTGGTTGCGCAACTTGCCCGCTGATAGTTCTGTCGCGCGTGTGCACAGCGATACGCGCAGTTTGCAAGCTGCCGATTGCTTTGTAGCCCTGAAAGGCGAGCGTTTTGACGCGCACAGTTACTTGCCACAAGTCAGCAGCGCTGGCGTGCAAGTCGCATTGGCCAGCCACGGTTTGGCCCAGGCCAACCTGGCCGGTGCACAAGTGCCAGACACCCGACAAGCCCTGGGGCAGTGGGCTGGCCTGTGGCGCAACACCTTGGACTTGCCGCTGATTGCGGTCACCGGCAGCAACGGCAAAACCACGGTGACGCAAATGGTGGCGTCCATATTGCGCGCAGCGCATGGCGACAAGGCCTTGGCAACTGCAGGCAACTTCAACAACGACATTGGTGTGCCTCTGACGCTGCTGCGCTTGCGCAAGTATCACGCCAGTGCTGTGGTTGAGCTGGGCATGAACCACCCCGGTGAAATAGCTGGTTTGGCTGCGATGGCCAAGCCTACCGTGGCCTTGGTAAACAACGCACAGCGCGAGCATTTGGAGTTTATGCACAGCGTCGATGCGGTCGCTGCAGAAAACGCCTGCGTGTTTGGTGCGCTGGCCTCGCACGGCGCCGCCGTGTTTCCGTCTGACGACCATTACACCCACAGTTGGCGCGATGCCGTGCAAGCCTTGGACCGTGACTGTCAGGTGTGGACGTTCTCGGACAAAGACCAAGACGCCACCGTATTTGGCAAGGCCACATGGCTGGGCTCGGCATGGAGCGTGCAGATGATAACGCCAATGGGCGAACTCAGCACCTGCGTGGCTTTGGCCGGTCAACACAATGTGCGCAACGCTTTGGCCGCAGCTGCTTGCGCCCTAGCCAGCGGCGTATCGCTTGCGGCTGTGGACCAGGGTTTAAAAGCCTTTAAGGCAGTAAGTGGTCGCTCACGCGCTGCGTTGTTGCGACGCGGCGCGCAAACCGTAGGCCTGGTCGATGACACCTACAACGCCAACCCAGACTCTGTGCAAGCCGCCCTGTCTGTGTTGGCTGCCATGCCTGCACCACGCTGGCTGGTATTGGGCGACATGGGCGAGGTAGGCGAGCAAGGTCTGGCTTACCACCAGGAGGTGTTGCAAACAGCACTCGGCGCAGGCATTGAACGTATAGACGTGGCGGGCGACTGGTGGCAGCAAGTGGTGCAGCAAGCAGGCCCAACCCAGTCGCTTGTGCAGTGGCATGCCAACGTCGATGAACTCGCCAAGGCCGCACCGCAGCTGGGTGGGCAAGCAGCCAGTGTGCTGGTGAAAGGTTCACGCTTTATGCGCATGGAGCGCGTGGTGCAAAGCCTGGAACACGCGTGGCCCACCGAAGGCCCGGCAGATACAGAACAACAGGAAGGAGCGGCTCATGCTGCTTAATTTGGCAGATTGGCTACAAGGCCTGTCCCCTCATTTTGGATTTTTACGGGTGTTCCAGTACCTCACGTTCAGGGCGGTGATGGCCGCGCTGACTGCGTTGCTGATTGGTTTGGTTGCAGGTCCTGCCGTCATTCGCCGCCTGAGCGCCTTGAAAATAGGCCAGCCCATTCGCGACTACGCCATGCAAACCCACCTCATTAAAAGTGGCACACCCACCATGGGCGGTGTGTTGATTTTGCTGGCCATCACGCTGTCCACCTTGCTGTGGTCACACTGGAACAACCGCTTTATGTGGATTGTGCTCATTGTTACCTTGGCATTTGGCGCCATTGGCTGGGTTGATGATTGGCGCAAAGTGGTCGCCAAAGACCCAGAGGGCATGCGTTCGCGCGAGAAGTACATGTGGCAGTCGCTCATAGGCTTGCTGGCCGCGCTGGCCTTGGTCTTTAGTATTTCTGAAGGCTCCAACGCACGCGTGTGGGAGTTGTTTGTCACCTGGGTGCAATCTGGCTTTAACGTGGACTTGCCGTCCACCGCCAGTTTGCAAGTGCCGTTCTTCAAGTCTGTGACTTACCCATTGGGTGTGCTTGGCTTTGTGGTGCTGACCTACTTGGTGATTGTGGGCTCAAGCAACGCGGTCAACTTGACCGACGGGCTGGACGGCTTGGCCATCATGCCTGTCGTCATGGTGGGCTCTGCAT
It encodes the following:
- a CDS encoding UDP-N-acetylmuramoyl-L-alanyl-D-glutamate--2,6-diaminopimelate ligase — encoded protein: MNAAAQHTLDTPQAVVQWLHARKVQQLCADSRAVETGDAFVAWPGYATDARAFVAGAFSKGAVAALVEARDAANSALPVALLDDARVALVSGLKTMCGDIASLFYQQPSGQLNVVAVTGTNGKTSTTWWLAQALSAAGQDCGLVGTLGVGSMRNLAQTGLTTPDPIRLQQTLRSLVDQGVAACAIEASSIGLAEARMAGTAVRVAVFTNLSQDHLDYHANMDNYWQAKRALFNWPGLQAAVVNIDDAHGAALAQELAGQLDVWTIGLAAQNGVVQQPRLIGHNIRATPTGTAFDVSEYKDAQLLETHSLDLPIVGNYNVSNMLGVLASMRALGIDLAAACASSHNLEAVPGRMQLVDVGRSDISVLVDYAHTPDALVQALQAVRPMVQGNGQRLWCVMGCGGDRDTGKRAPMAQAALDYADAVVFTSDNPRTEEPQTIVDQLMSAALAHDPASSKTVLQQVDRAQAIATAVAKANRGDVLLIAGKGHEDYQEIAGVRMPFSDVQVASAALRSLRPTGGLQ
- a CDS encoding penicillin-binding protein 2 encodes the protein MSTSRHTIAYSASPLLASRTPVWRSRFVLAMLGVAFVGLAGRAVYVQVIGNDFFQKQGEARFARTIELPPSRGRVLDRNGLILASSVPAYGIWVDGGDAASPKIGELAKLLGMSKSTVAARIKSSSGGFVYIKRQVDEATRERIKALGIKGVSDTKEYKRQYPEGAAAAHVVGFTNIENKGLEGVELAFNTQLSGHAGSRRVIKDRAGAIIEDLRDIVPAVNGQDVQLSIDSKVQFFAYDQLRNAVTAHNAKSGSAVVLDAQSGEVLAMANYPSYDPSDRRQLTGALLRNRAITDTFEPGSTIKPFAVALALQRGTVTPQTKFQTAPGYIEIGRHRISDSHEHGVLSVAQIVEKSSNVGTVKIAMDLPAQAMWQTFTEVGIGQKPIVPFPGAAAGRLRSYESWRTVEKATMSYGYGLSASLFQLARAYTVFARNGDMAPITMLKSTKPVTGIPVFTPEVARQMRDMLVLATGDEGTAPKAQTLGYSVAGKTGTARKVEGKNYVQKYHAFFVGYAPADKPRVVVAVMIDEPRKGQFYGGLVAAPVFSQTVQNTLRIMGLQPDQAVQPNINAVGVEESF
- the murF gene encoding UDP-N-acetylmuramoyl-tripeptide--D-alanyl-D-alanine ligase, with the protein product MSVLQAQHPVALLAQLPNAVMVDQARVDDWLRNLPADSSVARVHSDTRSLQAADCFVALKGERFDAHSYLPQVSSAGVQVALASHGLAQANLAGAQVPDTRQALGQWAGLWRNTLDLPLIAVTGSNGKTTVTQMVASILRAAHGDKALATAGNFNNDIGVPLTLLRLRKYHASAVVELGMNHPGEIAGLAAMAKPTVALVNNAQREHLEFMHSVDAVAAENACVFGALASHGAAVFPSDDHYTHSWRDAVQALDRDCQVWTFSDKDQDATVFGKATWLGSAWSVQMITPMGELSTCVALAGQHNVRNALAAAACALASGVSLAAVDQGLKAFKAVSGRSRAALLRRGAQTVGLVDDTYNANPDSVQAALSVLAAMPAPRWLVLGDMGEVGEQGLAYHQEVLQTALGAGIERIDVAGDWWQQVVQQAGPTQSLVQWHANVDELAKAAPQLGGQAASVLVKGSRFMRMERVVQSLEHAWPTEGPADTEQQEGAAHAA
- the ftsL gene encoding cell division protein FtsL, yielding MNAVLVIAVLATAFTLVNTQYQSRRLYNEVDQASSTARQLASDFESLRVQRRGEAAPGRVQTIAAKRLGMRAPDPSITEYVSTPGAPTAAQSGAAQ
- the rsmH gene encoding 16S rRNA (cytosine(1402)-N(4))-methyltransferase RsmH, yielding MNTSWSHETVLLHEAVDALNIKPDGRYIDATFGRGGHSALILKHLGEQGSLLGVDRDPQAVEHANTWSDTRFAIRHQAFHTIADLPDASVDGLLMDLGVSSPQLDDGSRGFSFRKDGPLDMRMDTTRGISVADWLKDAPLTEITEVIREYGEERFAVQISKAIDRCRQERGAIRTTLELAQVVAGAVKTREPGKDPATRTFQAFRIFINAELEELQQALEASLSLLKPDGRLVVISFHSLEDRIVKQFIARHAREVVDRKALFAPPAPLRLEALGRVKASAQEVAVNPRSRSAVMRVAKRTEVAL